In the genome of Denticeps clupeoides chromosome 13, fDenClu1.1, whole genome shotgun sequence, one region contains:
- the mef2b gene encoding myocyte-specific enhancer factor 2B — translation MQEKTMGRKKIQISRIMDQRNRQVTFTKRKFGLMKKAYELSVLCDCEIALIIFNSTNRLFQYASTDMDKVLLKYTEYSEPHESRTNTDILETLRRKGLGLDGPDLDAEEAMQVGGDKYPLSEGMDLSVARQRIYASSVLTPEAQLLMSAGCENGYPNASNTALLAHRSPSFKPLGPRVDSVSPAGLPTHHNFMSPHSGIGYSVFTHGNLSRALEMKTPPPLNLGSDSRRMEPLSSTRPGLTNRMLYQSMHSANHMMAMGKGGYGLPSSGLNEYAHPGFPHAAGLQRSSVTTWQSVQHQEAHMSHLGMTGGGCFPSQLSTPTSPVHGSLNLSIKSERASPEHVSSPITPPAHHMAQHSPPSNPEVTSHAHQQPYNAMDRDDFQKESFSAQRREPRVLAEVKEPPHRQTEIGDVWQR, via the exons ATGCAAGAGAAAACAATGGGAAGAAAGAAAATTCAAATCTCACGCATTATGGACCAGAGAAACcgacag gTGACGTTCACCAAGCGCAAGTTTGGCTTGATGAAGAAGGCATATGAGCTGAGTGTGCTGTGCGACTGTGAGATCGCCCTCATTATCTTCAACAGCACCAACCGCCTCTTCCAGTACGCCAGCACCGACATGGACAAAGTTCTGCTGAAGTACACGGAGTACAGCGAGCCCCACGAAAgcagaacaaacacagacatccTGGAG ACTCTGCGGCGGAAGGGTCTGGGGCTGGATGGGCCAGATCTTGATGCAGAGGAGGCCATGCAGGTCGGAGGGGACAAATATCCGCTCAGCGAGGGCATGGACCTTTCAGTTGCTCGGCAACGTATTTAT GCCTCATCTGTCCTGACACCGGAGGCCcagttgttgatgtctgctgGCTGTGAGAATGGCTATCCCAATGCATCCAACACTGCCCTGCTAGCACACAGGTCGCCCTCCTTCAAGCCTCTAGGCCCCAGGGTCGACTCGGTCAGCCCAGCCGGCCTCCCCACCCACCACAACTTCATGAGCCCACATTCGG GTATTGGCTACTCCGTGTTCACCCATGGCAACCTGAGCAGAGCGCTGGAGATGAAGACTCCTCCACCTTTGAACCTGGGCAGTGACAGCCGACGCATGGAGCCACTTTCTAGCACCCGTCCAGGCCTGACTAAT AGGATGCTTTACCAGAGCATGCATTCTGCGAACCACATGATGGCCATGGGAAAAGGAGGTTATGGGCTCCCCTCTTCAGGACTGAATG AATATGCCCATCCAGGCTTTCCTCATGCTGCTGGTCTTCAGCGCAGCTCGGTCACCACCTGGCAGTCAGTACAGCATCAGGAAGCCCACATGTCTCATCTGGG GATGACTGGAGGAGGGTGTTTTCCCTCACAATTATCAACACCCACTTCACCAGTCCACGGCTCCCTAAACCTCAGCATCAAATCAGAGCGAGCCTCCCCTGAACACGTCAGCTCCCCAATCACACCCCCAGCGCACCACATGGCTCAGCATTCCCCACCGAGTAATCCAGAGGTCACCAGCCATGCCCATCAGCAACCATACAACGCCATGGACAGAGATGATTTTCAGAAAGAGAGCTTCTCCGCTCAGCGCCGGGAACCCAGAGTGTTGGCAGAGGTGAAGGAACCTCCCCATAGGCAAACAGAAATTGGTGATGTTTGGCAGAGATAG